The following proteins are encoded in a genomic region of Huiozyma naganishii CBS 8797 chromosome 9, complete genome:
- the KNAG0I00480 gene encoding uncharacterized protein (similar to Saccharomyces cerevisiae PMP1 (YCR024C-A) and PMP2 (YEL017C-A); ancestral locus Anc_1.446), which translates to MMTTLPGGVILVFVLVGLACVAIVLTILYRKWQERQRGLQRF; encoded by the coding sequence ATGATGACTACATTGCCAGGTGGTGTTATTCTAGTCTTTGTCCTAGTCGGTTTGGCCTGTGTTGCCATCGTTCTAACCATTCTGTACAGAAAATGGCAAGAAAGACAGAGAGGTCTACAAAGATTCTAA
- the SLM5 gene encoding asparagine--tRNA ligase SLM5 (similar to Saccharomyces cerevisiae SLM5 (YCR024C); ancestral locus Anc_1.449), which yields MPCTVKQLYAQFQRALLSNNTVSPIVNGYISNITRLKNVSFININDGTTSQPLKLVLKNKPQDALRVGQTVQLESGHIVLTPTRPQPFEISVDSLRLLGNVPDNFPLQQKQLVNLAKIRSKYPLWKFKYNKLAQILRFRSSLELSLANKLDQIGFTKVDAPLLTNNDTEGHNETFKVSAAEWNSKNINLTVSTQLHLEVLAQSLSNVYALSPCFRAEGSDTGRHLAEFWMLELESTNWGHLPQLISGVQDLLIQVVQNIPQNIRDEFKEDIEVQERWGRITNENNWHQVEYRDVIKELQNNKHLFQIAPPTEHTFQTTGISSEHEKWIAEKLFNNGYVFIKNYPKSLKPFYMKPNSDDTVQCFDLIFPQIAEVIGGSVREDLPASLKDLPRDLDWYRELRTVGYRPTGGFGLGLERFIAYLLNIPNVKDTVPFYRVMNSEIVL from the coding sequence ATGCCGTGCACCGTTAAACAACTGTATGCACAATTTCAAAGGGCGTTGTTGTCGAACAATACTGTATCCCCCATCGTCAACGGGTACATATCCAACATCACCAGACTGAAAAATGTGTCCTTTatcaacatcaacgacGGGACTACAAGTCAACCTTTGAAATTGGTCCTCAAGAACAAGCCACAGGATGCGCTAAGAGTAGGACAAACAGTGCAACTGGAAAGTGGGCACATCGTACTCACACCAACGCGCCCACAACCGTTCGAAATATCAGTCGATTCCCTACGGTTGCTTGGTAATGTACCAGACAATTTCCCCCtacaacagaaacaactCGTAAACTTGGCCAAGATCAGATCAAAGTACCCGCTGTGGAAGTTCAAGTACAACAAGCTTGCCCAGATTTTGAGGTTTAGATCCTCCCTGGAGTTGTCCCTTGCCAACAAGTTGGACCAAATCGGGTTCACGAAAGTGGACGCCCCACTACTGACAAACAACGACACGGAGGGACACAACGAgactttcaaagtctccGCTGCAGAGTGGAACTCTAAAAACATCAACCTCACTGTGTCCACTCAGTTGCATTTGGAGGTCCTCGCACAATCCTTGTCCAACGTCTACGCTTTGTCCCCATGCTTTCGAGCAGAGGGAAGCGATACGGGGAGACATTTGGCAGAGTTTTGGATGCTAGAATTGGAATCCACTAACTGGGGACACTTACCACAGCTAATATCGGGGGTGCAGGACTTGTTGATCCAAGTCGTACAAAATATCCCACAGAATATCAGGGATGAATTTAAGGAGGACATTGAAGTACAGGAAAGGTGGGGGAGGATCACCAACGAGAACAACTGGCACCAGGTAGAGTATCGCGATGTGATCAAAGAGTTACAGAACAACAAACACTTGTTTCAAATTGCACCCCCCACAGAACACACGTTCCAGACTACAGGGATATCATCAGAACATGAGAAATGGATTGCCGAgaagttgttcaacaacgGTTAcgttttcatcaagaacTATCCGAAATCATTGAAGCCGTTTTATATGAAACCAAATTCAGATGACACAGTCCAGTGCTTTGATCTGATATTCCCACAAATAGCGGAAGTGATCGGTGGATCTGTTCGTGAGGACCTTCCCGCAAGCCTAAAAGATCTCCCTCGAGATCTCGATTGGTACAGAGAACTTAGAACAGTCGGTTATAGACCAACAGGTGGGTTTGGCCTCGGGTTGGAAAGGTTTATTGCATATCTGTTGAACATCCCCAACGTAAAGGATACTGTTCCATTTTACAGAGTAATGAATTCTGAGATAGTTCTGTGA
- the HTL1 gene encoding Htl1p (similar to Saccharomyces cerevisiae HTL1 (YCR020W-B); ancestral locus Anc_1.437): MSRTTPEGARDSFTLKTLTAYHLLSQREQMCDLFYLVSPETSTPTTTTADARTSATLTPPSELVSRLRQQLSDIQA; the protein is encoded by the coding sequence ATGTCTAGAACCACACCCGAAGGTGCCAGGGACAGTTTCACCCTCAAGACGCTGACCGCGTACCACCTGCTATCGCAGCGGGAGCAAATGTGCGACCTGTTCTACCTGGTGTCGCCAGAGACCTCGACGCCCACGACCACCACGGCAGACGCTCGCACGAGTGCCACCCTGACGCCCCCAAGCGAGCTCGTTTCCAGATTGAGGCAGCAACTGAGCGACATACAGGCGTGA
- the PGK1 gene encoding phosphoglycerate kinase (similar to Saccharomyces cerevisiae PGK1 (YCR012W); ancestral locus Anc_1.428): protein MSLSSKLSVQDLDLKDKRVFIRVDFNVPLDGKKITSNQRIVAALPTIKYVLEKQPKYIVLASHLGRPNGERNDKYSLAPVAAELETLLGKKVQFLNDCVGPEVDAAVKAAAPGSVILLENLRYHIEEEGSRKVDGQKVKASKEDVEKFRHQLSSLADVYVNDAFGTAHRAHSSMVGFDLPQRAAGFLLEKELKYFGKALENPTRPFLAILGGAKVADKIQLIDNLLDKVDSIIIGGGMAFTFKKVIENAEIGDSIFDKAGAEIVPKLVEKAKAKNVEIVLPVDFIIADAFSADANTKIVSAKDGIPSGWQGLDNGPESRKLFAETIAKAKTIVWNGPPGVFEFEKFAAGTKAMLDEVVKSCSAGNTVIIGGGDTATVAKKYGVTDKISHVSTGGGASLELLEGKELPGVSFLSEKK from the coding sequence ATGTCTCTATCTTCTAAGCTATCTGTCCAGGACTTGGACTTGAAAGACAAGCGTGTCTTCATCAGAGTTGACTTCAACGTCCCATTGGACGGTAAGAAGATCACCTCCAACCAGAGAATCGTCGCCGCGTTGCCAACCATCAAGTACGTCTTGGAAAAGCAACCAAAATACATCGTCTTGGCCTCTCACTTGGGTAGACCAAACGGTGAAAGAAACGACAAATACTCCTTGGCTCCAGTCGCCGCCGAATTGGAAACCCTTTTGGGTAAGAAGGTCCAATTCTTGAACGACTGTGTCGGCCCAGAGGTCGACGCCGCCGTCAAGGCCGCTGCCCCAGGTTCCGTCATCCTGCTAGAGAACTTGAGATACCACATCGAGGAGGAAGGTTCCAGAAAGGTCGACGGCCAGAAGGTCAAGGCCTCCAAGGAGGACGTCGAGAAGTTCAGACACCAATTGTCCTCTTTGGCCGATGTTTACGTCAACGACGCCTTCGGTACCGCCCACAGAGCCCACTCTTCCATGGTCGGTTTCGACTTGCCACAGAGAGCCGCCGGTTTCCTATTGGAAAAGGAATTGAAGTACTTCGGTAAGGCCCTAGAAAACCCAACCAGACCATTCTTGGCCATCTTGGGTGGTGCTAAGGTTGCCGACAAGATTCAATTGATCGACAACTTGTTGGACAAGGTCGACTCCATCATCATCGGTGGTGGTATGGCTTTCaccttcaagaaggtcatTGAAAACGCCGAAATTGGTGACTCCATCTTCGACAAGGCCGGTGCCGAGATCGTTCCAAAGTTGGTCGAAAAGGCCAAGGCCAAGAACGTCGAAATCGTCCTACCAGTCGACTTCATCATCGCTGACGCCTTCTCCGCTGACGCCAACACCAAGATTGTCTCCGCCAAGGACGGTATCCCATCCGGCTGGCAGGGGCTTGACAATGGTCCAGAATCCAGAAAGCTTTTCGCTGAGACCATTGCCAAGGCCAAGACCATCGTCTGGAACGGTCCACCAGGTGTCTTCGAATTCGAGAAGTTCGCCGCTGGTACCAAGGCCATGTTGGACGAAGTCGTCAAGTCCTGCTCTGCCGGTAACACCGTCATCatcggtggtggtgacacTGCCACCGTCGCCAAGAAGTACGGTGTCACTGACAAGATCTCTCACGTCTCtaccggtggtggtgcctCTTTGGAATTGCTAGAAGGTAAGGAATTGCCAGGTGTCTCCTTCTTGtctgaaaagaaataa
- the CWH43 gene encoding Cwh43p (similar to Saccharomyces cerevisiae CWH43 (YCR017C); ancestral locus Anc_1.434), translating to MVTVSGKVIPLVHTVCACSAFLAALATGCALHFHKIVENAHYGYPDEWFPSVSATIGDRYPERSIFQILIALTAFPRFLLLLGGLYTTGDVVTCVVATIRTVTCGGWVYITSTDDHDIHDIFMISYIVLTLPYDILVTRKSPYKGAKALVATTFFGLLVPMLYWYYQHQVLHVPGAYSIYAYFEWSLILLDVAFDGLLYHDFKAFDIILQPTAESVIKVTPVKMGTKKQMANPPRPVNTCLYLLVNTLNFFIFWSGVTSLYCMVWYFPLWYMGISGFEIAIFGTAGCFILAMPGLPNVLFTLGPLISGLITVNAYLVETPETRLVVVSLGNIVAVASFVQQLRSIKTKQVSLKFAVAFLLGLTSSVVFKMTFYSNNPIWAIFNGDNNGYNKTGLVIVLIGGLLSPYTNAIHKQQPGTSTDTKGDTPRPTYGFGKKLLVSLGFGALFYSIHQLLTDASTVIYWCWEGYGDHQGPLQWPWSSLVCALMLLATATSPKFFNSSTVPVLLLITSTAVMSIKEIQEWNKFIFGGIPYIVSILWIVPTYLETMISVTGVMWFTLSFVLYNFFVLAHVWVVAYAFVPGGWLLRERSELVLAISSALIVIGICVSRAGTSRYSTSTLCKSIAFYTVLGLSLIGYFTYQIKPLGTPQPYHPENKLITAGIWTIHFGLDNDMWASEDRMTQLLREMELDVVGLLETDTQRIVMGNRDLTNKMAHDLNMYADFGPGPNKHTWGCVLLSKFPIVNSTHYLLSSPVGELAPAIHATLRTYDDVLVDVFVFHSGQEEDEEDRRLQSEELAALMGSTTRPTILLSYLVTDPHEGNYNTYVSETSGMHDIDPSDDDRWCEYILYKKLNRVGYARVARGSITDTELQVGKFEVLSNEELAHAGSTIYDSQHTSEPINDQIKFPDIFKGDGQRGHFYHVFDQPRYYNNKIDA from the coding sequence ATGGTTACTGTCAGTGGGAAAGTGATCCCATTGGTGCACACTGTCTGTGCGTGTAGTGCGTTTCTAGCTGCGTTGGCCACAGGATGCGCTTTACACTTCCACAAAATTGTCGAAAATGCACACTACGGGTACCCAGACGAATGGTTCCCCAGTGTCTCCGCCACCATCGGAGACAGGTACCCAGAGAGATCGATCTTCCAGATTCTGATTGCCCTGACCGCCTTCCCCAGGTTCCTGCTCCTCTTGGGCGGGCTGTACACCACAGGTGACGTGGTCACGTGTGTCGTGGCCACCATCAGAACTGTCACCTGTGGAGGGTGGGTCTACATCACCTCGACAGACGATCACGACATCCACGACATTTTCATGATCTCGTACATCGTGCTCACATTACCCTACGATATCCTCGTGACCCGCAAGTCGCCCTACAAAGGGGCAAAGGCGCTCGTCGCGACCACTTTCTTCGGGTTGCTGGTGCCCATGCTTTACTGGTACTACCAACATCAGGTCCTCCATGTCCCCGGCGCCTATTCGATCTACGCTTACTTCGAATGGTCTCTGATCCTCTTGGACGTGGCCTTCGACGGGTTGCTCTACCACGATTTCAAAGCGTTTGATATCATTTTGCAACCAACCGCTGAATCGGTGATCAAAGTGACACCTGTAAAAATGGGGACGAAAAAACAGATGGCCAACCCCCCTAGACCCGTCAACACATGTTTATACTTGCTTgtgaacactttgaactttttcattttctggTCTGGAGTCACTTCTCTGTACTGCATGGTGTGGTATTTCCCACTGTGGTACATGGGTATCTCCGGGTTTGAAATCGCCATCTTTGGTACAGCGGGATGTTTCATCCTCGCCATGCCAGGTTTACCAAACGTTCTATTTACTTTGGGACCATTGATAAGCGGGCTGATCACTGTCAATGCGTACCTCGTCGAAACACCGGAGACCAGGCTAGTCGTCGTCTCACTCGGTAATATTGTCGCAGTGGCAAGTTTTGTCCAACAACTGAGATCCATCAAGACTAAGCAAGTCTCGCTGAAGTTTGCAGTGGCCTTCCTTTTGGGATTGACTTCCTCTGTCGTCTTCAAAATGACATTCTATTCTAACAACCCGATTTGGGCCATCTTCAATGGCGACAACAACGGGTACAACAAGACTGGGCTAGTGATCGTCCTCATCGGTGGTCTATTGTCACCCTACACAAACGCAATCCACAAACAACAGCCGGGAACATCCACGGATACGAAAGGGGACACGCCCCGTCCAACGTACGGCTTTGGTAAGAAGTTACTAGTTTCCCTAGGTTTTGGCGCATTGTTCTACAGTATTCATCAATTACTGACAGACGCATCCACCGTGATCTACTGGTGTTGGGAAGGTTATGGTGACCACCAGGGGCCCCTGCAATGGCCATGGTCCTCATTGGTTTGTGCACTTATGCTTCTGGCCACCGCCACATCCcccaaatttttcaattcgAGTACCGTCCCTGTTTTATTGCTCATCACCTCTACGGCGGTTATGTCCATCAAGGAAATCCAGGAATGGAATAAATTCATCTTCGGTGGCATTCCCTACATTGTGTCAATTTTGTGGATTGTTCCAACCTATTTAGAGACAATGATATCAGTCACAGGAGTCATGTGGTTCACTCTCTCCTTTGTGCTCTACAACTTCTTTGTGCTAGCACATGTCTGGGTGGTCGCGTATGCGTTTGTACCAGGTGGGTGGTTGCTCAGAGAGAGGAGCGAACTTGTATTGGCTATATCTTCCGCGTTGATTGTCATTGGTATTTGTGTTTCTCGTGCTGGTACTTCTCGTTACTCCACAAGTACACTGTGCAAATCGATCGCATTTTACACGGTTCTTGGACTTTCCTTGATTGGGTACTTCACGTATCAAATCAAACCGTTGGGGACCCCACAACCTTACCATCCGGAGAATAAACTGATCACAGCTGGTATCTGGACTATCCATTTCGGCTTGGATAACGATATGTGGGCCTCGGAGGATCGTATGACGCAGTTACTTCGCGAGATGGAATTGGACGTTGTCGGGTTGCTAGAAACTGATACGCAAAGAATTGTCATGGGTAACAGAGATTTGACAAACAAAATGGCACATGACTTGAACATGTACGCAGACTTCGGCCCTGGTCCAAACAAGCACACTTGGGGGTGCGTCTTGCTATCCAAGTTCCCTATTGTGAACTCCACTCATTACCTACTATCGTCCCCCGTTGGTGAGCTCGCCCCAGCCATACATGCCACACTACGCACATACGACGATGTGCTGGTGGACGTTTTCGTTTTCCATAGTGGacaagaggaggatgaggaggataGAAGGTTACAATCTGAGGAGTTGGCTGCACTAATGGGCTCCACGACCCGCCCAACTATTCTGTTGAGTTATCTGGTCACTGATCCACACGAGGGGAACTACAACACGTATGTCAGCGAGACTTCAGGTATGCACGATATTGACCCTAGTGACGATGATAGATGGTGCGAATATATCTTGTACAAGAAGTTAAACAGAGTCGGTTACGCACGTGTCGCCAGAGGCTCGATTACAGACACGGAATTACAAGTTGGTAAATTTGAAGTGTTGAGTAATGAAGAATTGGCGCATGCGGGGAGCACGATATACGACTCGCAACATACGTCTGAGCCAATTAACGATCAAATTAAGTTCCCAGATATTTTCAAAGGCGACGGTCAAAGAGGCCATTTTTACCATGTCTTCGATCAACCGCGTTATTACAATAACAAAATTGACGCATAA
- the POL4 gene encoding DNA-directed DNA polymerase IV (similar to Saccharomyces cerevisiae POL4 (YCR014C); ancestral locus Anc_1.429), with amino-acid sequence MIFDGVKFLILPNASTAALQFITKLIEDNGGHVIERMSEVHGKILVLVNDSYVTEDYKLRDEKYFRKEFQLDYDAVWQFIFDHDLPCLNVSSVSDWIAKGELNVAHIALIDTSALENDETQENFPSSSANSEQPSPACTAEMKDTKTSHSESETDIEGFVEMSPSSNSPMPAPSVIPDPPVIKANEKYVRLTEIPRMNSQLIDAMQRLYKKYDIKGDHFRSRGYKLAKASIEKCPFQIKSGEQAQLELANIGPSIAKKIQTILASGTLPGLDDSSELDQRLEYFTNCHGIGTHTAKRWLALQYTSFTDVLRGSPQEFVSGWPSLLGWSYFEDWSRKISRTECEKHLSVVKQCLSEIDPDCQVELQGSYNRGSQTCGDIDLLFFKENCDNLVVIAEIFERLVSLLHSRGYIQCILQLTPDLFDEFKSKLKGIFDKCELPFPAKNHFGNDRHIHKYYLGVKLTKHQYRSEELLRAGQYLHLKPCDNFMSSSSKKSENPCRRLDFFCCKWSELGAARIQWTGSGEFNRWIRLRAAKMGYKLTQHGLFKGGQKLESFDEGVIFDTLDVPRIPPEEREQGLWMTKLNEKNTVA; translated from the coding sequence ATGATTTTTGACGGTGTCAAGTTCTTGATTTTACCAAATGCCAGCACTGCTGCCCTTCAATTCATAACAAAGTTAATTGAAGATAATGGCGGACATGTCATCGAAAGGATGAGTGAAGTACATGGTAAAATACTAGTCTTGGTTAACGATTCGTACGTCACAGAAGACTACAAGCTGAGAGATGAAAAGTACTTCAGAAAAGAGTTTCAGCTGGACTACGATGCTGTGTGGCAGTTCATCTTCGACCACGATTTACCCTGCTTAAACGTCAGTTCAGTAAGCGACTGGATAGCTAAGGGAGAGCTTAATGTGGCACACATAGCGCTCATCGACACATCTGCATTGGAGAATGATGAGACacaagaaaattttccgTCAAGTAGTGCTAACTCTGAGCAACCTTCTCCAGCATGTACGGCTGAAATGAAGGATACAAAAACAAGTCACAGTGAAAGTGAGACAGATATAGAGGGTTTTGTAGAGATGAGCCCATCCAGTAATTCACCCATGCCCGCACCTTCTGTGATTCCGGACCCCCCGGTGATTAAAGCAAACGAAAAGTACGTTAGATTGACAGAAATCCCGCGAATGAACTCACAATTGATAGATGCTATGCAACGCCTATACAAGAAGTATGACATTAAAGGGGATCATTTCCGGAGCCGAGGGTACAAACTGGCAAAGGCATCGATTGAAAAATGCCCTTTCCAAATTAAGTCTGGGGAACAAGCACAACTTGAGCTAGCTAACATTGGGCCAAGCATcgccaaaaaaatacaaactATCTTGGCGTCTGGCACTCTGCCCGGCCTGGACGACTCCAGTGAACTTGATCAGAGGTTAGAATATTTTACAAACTGCCATGGGATTGGCACTCACACGGCCAAACGATGGCTAGCATTACAATACACGAGCTTTACAGATGTACTGCGCGGTTCGCCGCAAGAGTTTGTCAGCGGTTGGCCATCGTTACTTGGTTGGTCCTACTTTGAGGACTGGTCGCGCAAGATATCTAGAACAGAGTGTGAAAAGCACCTCTCAGTAGTGAAACAGTGTCTTTCTGAAATTGATCCAGATTGCCAGGTAGAATTGCAAGGAAGTTACAACCGTGGTTCTCAGACGTGTGGTGATATCGACCTACTGTTTTTTAAGGAGAACTGTGACAATTTGGTAGTGATAGCAGAAATATTCGAGAGGCTTGTGTCCTTGTTGCACAGTAGGGGCTACATTCAGTGCATCTTACAATTAACCCCAGATTTATTTGATGAGTTTAAATCTAAGTTGAAGGGTATTTTTGATAAGTGCGAGCTTCCATTCCCTGCAAAGAATCATTTTGGCAATGATCGACACATACATAAATATTATCTTGGAGTGAAATTAACCAAGCATCAGTATAGGAGCGAAGAACTACTTCGAGCGGGGCAATACTTGCATTTGAAACCTTGTGATAATTTCATGTCCTCAAGTTCCAAAAAGTCGGAGAATCCGTGCAGGAGActtgattttttctgttgtaaATGGTCTGAACTAGGTGCAGCCAGGATTCAATGGACTGGATCTGGTGAGTTCAACAGATGGATTAGATTGCGTGCCGCCAAAATGGGTTACAAACTGACACAGCACGGACTTTTCAAGGGCGGTCAAAAACTAGAGAGCTTTGATGAGGGTGTCATATTTGACACGTTGGACGTGCCTCGAATTCCGCCTGAGGAAAGAGAGCAGGGACTCTGGATGACTAAACtcaacgagaagaacacAGTAGCATAG